In one Brevibacillus composti genomic region, the following are encoded:
- a CDS encoding LysR family transcriptional regulator — protein MELRQIQYFIEVAKREHVTEASHALHVAQSAVSRQIVNLEAELGVDLFIRDGRNVRLTPIGKVFLDHMMQAMKVIDKAKREIEEFLDPERGTIRIGFPSSLAAYTLPTVISAFREQHEHVQFHLRQGSYRSLIDAVIKGEIDIALLGPVPKDEKQVIGHTLFLEKIVALLPSHHPLAKEKKLQLSQLREEAFVLFPEGFILRDLVVHACSQQGFRPTVSFEGEDIDAIKGLVAAGLGVTLLPEITLTDNRPRNTVTIPVTEPNVTRTVGLIIPADRELPPTEKLFCEFLKRFFSVLEGYDL, from the coding sequence GTGGAACTCAGGCAGATCCAGTATTTTATCGAGGTAGCCAAGCGGGAGCACGTGACGGAAGCATCCCATGCGCTTCATGTCGCACAGTCTGCCGTGAGCAGGCAGATCGTCAATCTGGAAGCGGAGCTGGGCGTCGATCTGTTCATCCGGGACGGGCGGAATGTGCGGTTGACGCCGATCGGCAAGGTGTTCCTGGATCATATGATGCAGGCGATGAAAGTCATCGACAAGGCCAAGCGGGAAATCGAGGAGTTTCTCGATCCGGAGAGAGGCACGATCCGCATCGGTTTTCCCAGCAGCCTGGCCGCCTATACGCTGCCTACGGTCATCTCCGCTTTTCGCGAGCAGCATGAGCATGTGCAGTTCCATCTGCGGCAAGGGTCGTACCGCTCTTTGATCGATGCCGTGATCAAGGGGGAAATTGACATCGCTCTCCTCGGGCCGGTTCCCAAGGACGAGAAGCAGGTGATCGGCCATACGTTGTTTTTGGAAAAGATCGTAGCGCTGCTCCCTTCGCATCATCCGCTGGCGAAGGAAAAGAAGCTGCAGCTGAGCCAGCTGCGGGAGGAAGCATTTGTCCTGTTTCCGGAGGGGTTTATTTTGCGCGACTTGGTCGTCCATGCTTGCAGTCAGCAAGGCTTTCGGCCGACCGTTTCCTTCGAGGGAGAAGATATCGACGCGATCAAGGGGCTGGTCGCCGCCGGACTCGGGGTCACGCTGCTTCCCGAAATTACGCTGACCGACAATCGGCCCCGCAACACGGTGACGATCCCGGTTACGGAGCCGAATGTGACGCGCACCGTGGGCTTGATCATCCCTGCCGACCGGGAATTGCCGCCCACGGAGAAGCTGTTTTGCGAATTTCTGAAGCGATTTTTCAGCGTTTTAGAGGGATACGATTTGTAG
- a CDS encoding Glu/Leu/Phe/Val family dehydrogenase, producing the protein MAITQEVLQSAGENLNPYEIVQTQIETAAALLGLERGVVEILKKPKRVMYVSFPVKMDDGSVRVFEGYRSQHNDAIGPTKGGIRFHPDVTMDEVKALSMWMTFKCGVVSLPYGGGKGGVICDPHEFSKGEIERISRGFMEAIAEIVGPDKDIPAPDVYTNPQIMGWMMDTFSRIKGAYSPGVITGKPLIIGGSKGRSEATARGCVYTIEEALKDMGKPLQNATVAIQGFGNAGRIAADLLSGLGCKIVAISDSKGALYNPAGLDLAEVERLKDTSSILDYDSRYHLQNREALLELDVDILVPAALENVITRKNAHKIKARIIAEAANGPTTPDADKVLHQNGTLVIPDILANAGGVTVSYFEWVQNLMNYYWSEEEVNQKLRDVMTQSYRAVRSIAQEYNTDFRTAAYMISLKRIAEAMRARGWV; encoded by the coding sequence ATGGCTATCACACAGGAGGTTTTACAAAGCGCAGGAGAAAACCTGAATCCGTATGAAATCGTGCAGACACAGATTGAAACAGCTGCAGCGTTGCTGGGATTGGAGCGCGGGGTCGTCGAGATCTTGAAAAAACCCAAACGGGTCATGTACGTCTCCTTTCCGGTCAAGATGGATGACGGCAGCGTTCGCGTATTTGAAGGCTATCGTTCGCAGCATAACGACGCGATCGGGCCGACAAAAGGGGGCATTCGCTTCCACCCCGACGTCACCATGGACGAGGTCAAAGCTCTGTCGATGTGGATGACATTCAAATGCGGCGTGGTCAGCCTGCCGTACGGCGGCGGCAAAGGCGGCGTCATCTGTGATCCGCATGAGTTCAGCAAGGGAGAAATTGAGCGCATCAGCCGCGGCTTCATGGAAGCAATCGCCGAGATCGTCGGTCCGGATAAAGACATCCCTGCCCCGGACGTCTACACCAATCCGCAAATCATGGGCTGGATGATGGATACGTTCAGCCGCATCAAAGGCGCCTACAGCCCGGGCGTCATTACCGGCAAACCGCTGATCATCGGCGGCTCCAAAGGACGCAGCGAAGCCACGGCACGCGGCTGTGTCTATACCATCGAAGAAGCGCTGAAGGATATGGGCAAACCGCTGCAAAACGCCACCGTCGCCATCCAGGGCTTCGGCAATGCCGGCCGGATCGCAGCCGATCTCTTGTCCGGTTTGGGCTGCAAGATTGTGGCCATCAGCGATTCCAAAGGGGCCCTCTACAACCCTGCCGGACTGGATCTGGCCGAAGTGGAGCGCTTGAAGGATACCTCGTCCATCCTGGACTACGACTCGCGCTACCATCTGCAAAATCGGGAGGCGCTGCTGGAGCTGGATGTAGACATTCTCGTGCCGGCCGCACTGGAAAATGTGATTACCCGGAAAAATGCACATAAAATCAAAGCGCGCATCATCGCGGAAGCCGCAAACGGCCCGACGACCCCAGACGCTGACAAGGTGCTGCATCAAAACGGCACCCTGGTCATCCCGGACATCCTGGCCAATGCAGGCGGCGTGACCGTCTCCTACTTCGAATGGGTGCAAAACCTGATGAATTACTATTGGAGCGAGGAAGAGGTCAACCAGAAGCTCCGCGATGTGATGACGCAGTCCTACCGCGCTGTTCGCAGCATCGCCCAGGAATACAACACCGATTTCCGCACAGCTGCCTACATGATCTCGCTGAAGCGCATCGCTGAAGCCATGAGAGCGAGAGGCTGGGTCTGA
- a CDS encoding DEAD/DEAH box helicase, which produces MATFYEFGLHHSVTRALSDMGFEEATPIQEETIPVVLQGQDLIGQAQTGTGKTAAFGIPLVEKVSGEKEQIQAVVLTPTRELAVQVAEELNKIGNVKRITALPIYGGQDITRQIRALKKHPQIIVATPGRFMDHMNRRTIRLQGVEMVVLDEADEMLNMGFVDDIKAILKEMPEERQTLLFSATMPRPIQEIARNFMKDPVTISIKAKELTVPNIVQHYMEVPEKQKFDVLCRLLDIHSPDLAIIFGRTKRRVDELSEALNKRGYGAEGIHGDLNQAKRDSVLRKFKEGTIEVLVATDVAARGLDISGVTHVYNFDIPQDSESYVHRIGRTGRAGKTGLAITLVTPREIDHLRYIEKTTNRKMERRPVPTLAEAIEGQQRLTVEKLMETVGSDGLTMYKSLAEQLLDDVDSVSLVAAALKMLTKEPDTTPVRLTEEAPLRVGKKKFTDQSRGRGPRPGAAKRGGGGGFARAGQGKGRPPVNPRGRRERDTSRDRAWGRDRD; this is translated from the coding sequence TTGGCAACATTTTATGAATTTGGGCTCCATCATTCGGTGACCCGCGCCCTGAGTGACATGGGCTTTGAGGAAGCGACTCCGATTCAGGAGGAGACGATTCCAGTCGTATTGCAGGGGCAGGATTTAATTGGTCAGGCCCAGACCGGTACAGGGAAGACCGCGGCTTTCGGAATTCCGCTAGTGGAAAAAGTGAGCGGCGAAAAGGAACAGATCCAGGCTGTCGTCCTGACCCCTACCCGGGAACTGGCCGTTCAGGTCGCAGAGGAATTGAACAAGATCGGCAACGTCAAAAGGATTACGGCGCTCCCGATCTACGGCGGCCAGGATATCACTAGGCAGATCCGGGCGCTGAAGAAGCATCCGCAGATTATCGTCGCAACGCCGGGCCGTTTCATGGACCACATGAACCGCAGAACCATTCGCCTCCAGGGAGTGGAAATGGTCGTTCTCGATGAAGCGGACGAGATGCTGAACATGGGCTTTGTGGATGACATCAAGGCGATCCTGAAAGAGATGCCGGAGGAACGGCAAACGCTGCTGTTTTCGGCGACGATGCCGCGTCCGATTCAGGAGATCGCCCGCAACTTTATGAAGGATCCGGTGACCATCTCGATCAAGGCCAAAGAATTGACGGTACCCAACATCGTGCAGCATTACATGGAGGTCCCGGAGAAGCAGAAGTTCGACGTGCTGTGCCGTCTTCTGGACATTCACTCGCCCGATCTGGCGATCATCTTCGGCAGAACCAAGCGGCGCGTAGATGAGCTGTCGGAGGCATTGAACAAGCGGGGTTACGGAGCGGAAGGCATTCACGGCGACTTGAACCAGGCGAAACGGGACAGCGTCCTGCGCAAGTTCAAGGAAGGGACGATCGAGGTGCTGGTCGCGACGGACGTAGCCGCACGCGGTCTGGATATCAGCGGCGTGACGCATGTTTACAACTTTGACATCCCGCAGGACTCGGAGAGCTATGTCCACCGCATCGGCCGTACGGGACGGGCAGGCAAAACCGGTCTGGCGATCACGCTGGTCACCCCGCGTGAAATCGACCATCTGCGCTATATCGAAAAGACAACCAACCGCAAGATGGAGAGAAGGCCTGTGCCTACGCTCGCCGAAGCGATCGAAGGGCAACAGCGCCTCACGGTGGAAAAATTGATGGAGACGGTCGGCAGCGATGGTCTGACGATGTACAAATCGCTGGCCGAGCAGCTTCTCGATGACGTCGACTCCGTTTCGCTGGTCGCCGCCGCGTTGAAGATGCTGACCAAAGAGCCGGACACGACGCCAGTCCGCTTGACAGAGGAAGCCCCTCTCCGCGTCGGCAAGAAGAAATTCACGGATCAGTCCCGTGGAAGAGGCCCGCGTCCAGGAGCCGCAAAGCGCGGGGGCGGCGGCGGTTTTGCGAGAGCCGGACAAGGAAAAGGCAGACCGCCGGTCAACCCTCGAGGCAGAAGAGAGCGGGACACCAGCAGAGATCGGGCTTGGGGCAGAGACCGCGACTAG
- the cspD gene encoding cold-shock protein CspD, protein MIGKVKWFNAEKGFGFIEREDGDDVFVHFSAIQGNGFKSLEEGQSVEFDIVEGNRGPQAANVNKL, encoded by the coding sequence GTGATCGGAAAAGTAAAATGGTTTAATGCAGAAAAAGGTTTTGGTTTCATCGAGCGTGAAGATGGTGACGACGTATTCGTACACTTCTCCGCTATCCAAGGCAATGGTTTCAAAAGCCTGGAAGAAGGACAAAGCGTAGAATTCGACATCGTGGAAGGCAACCGCGGACCACAAGCAGCTAACGTAAACAAGCTGTAA